AAGCCGCCATCGCGCACTGCCTGGCCGAGCAGTACGGCTATCCGTTGCTGAACCTAGACCAGATGCGGGCACAGCCAGAGGCTTTGGCCCTGATCCAGCCGGAAACCGCCCTCACGATGAGGGTACTGCCGCTCGCCGTATCGGGGTCGACGCTGGAATGCGCCATCTGCGATCCGCTGGACATCCAAGGCACCGACGCCATTGCCCGAATGACAGGACGAAGTCTGGCGGTACGGATCGCCTCTCAGTCCGACCTGCTGACGGCCATTCGCTTGGCCTACGGGCTTGCCGAGTCCCTTCCGGAAGGCGTCTTCTCGCGTGTGCAGGCCCTGCCCAATCGGTTTCGTAATGCCGAGCCTCGCCGTTGTGTGGATTCGGTTGCGCTCTTCGACGCGTGGGACGAGGTTCTCGAGCGACCCGTCACCCTCGCCTCCGTACCCGAGCAGGCACCCGAGGCCACGCATCAGTTCCTATTGGCCAAAGCAGCGGCGCGAGTGCACTCCGATACGGTCGCTGCAGTCTACGACTGGTTCCCGTCCGAGGGCTATCGCTGGACGGTCTTCGAACACCTCGAAGGCGAGAACTTGCAGCACGTGCTTCGGACCCGAGGTGCCCGCTCGATTGCGCAGGCGACCCAGCTCGTAGCAGCCCTGGCGGATGGGGTGGATGCGCTGAACCGCAAGGGGGGGTCGTGCGATATCGTGTGCCCGGCGAATGTGTTGATCACGCCCAACGGGCCGCTGTGGGTGCCTCTGGTTCGCCCTCCGGCGGAATACCTTGCACCCGACAGAGCCGGGCAAGTGGGAGCGGCGACAAGCATGGTCTTCCCTCTAGGCACCCTGCTGTGGCACTGCGTGACGGGAAGCAACCCGCACGAGAGTGGCGCGAGCGGCCGCCACTGGACGCATCAGTATGATGATGACCAGCGGCTACCCTTAGCCCTGCGCGAGATTCTGGCACGGTGCCTCGATGCTGATCCGGAGCGTCGGTTCACCTCGCCTCTGCAGCTCAGCCAGGTTCTACGCTCCTACAGTTGGTCCGCAGAGATGCCGGAGGCTCCCTCTCCGCCAATCGAAGCCGACCAGGACCGGGACCAGCTTCTCGACCTAGTGGTGGTGCACGGGGAAAGGCCGAGCCGCGAGCCTTTCTGGCGACGTTGGCTTGGGAGGCGCGATCGCGGCGCGAGGGCAGCCTGATGCGGCGGAGACTAGTTTGGGGGCTTATGTAACATGAGGACGATTGCAGTTACGAGCGGAAAGGGTGGCGTCGGGAAGACCAACCTGTCGGCGAACCTGGGTCTCGCTCTCGCCTCGCTTCAGAAGCGCGTGGTGATCTTCGATGCGGATCTGGGCCTTGCCAATCTGGACATCGTACTGGGAACGCGGGCCGCGTTCAATCTGCAGAACGTGGTGTCGGGGGAGAAGCGGCTCTTAGACGTGGTCGCCACGGGACCCGGCGGCGTCCGATACATCGCAGGCGGATCTGGTGTAGAGACCCTTGTCAACCTGAGCGGGCCCCAGCTCGAGTCGTTCCTGATGGGTCTGGAGGAGCTCCAAAGCTCCACCGACTACCTCATCTTCGATACCGGCGCAGGGGTGGACGCGCACGTGATGATGTTCCTGGAGGCCGCCGACGAGACGCTGCTGGTCGCCACACCCGACCCAGCGAGCCTCACGGACGCGTACGCCACCGCCAAGGTGCTTTACGGACGAAAGCCGGATGCCGTGGTGAGGCTGGTGGTGAACATGGCGGAGGACGACGCCCAGGCCTCCGCCCTGTACGTGAAGCTGCAGTCCATCGTCAAGCAGTTTCTCGGTAAGTCGCTGCAGTACGCAGGCGCGATCCGTCACGACCCGAAGGCCATCCAGTACATCCGGCAGCGGAAGCCGTTCCTTCTGGCCGATCGGGGGCTCCAGGCTTCTCGGGGCGTTCTCACGATAGCCTCTGTCATCGCTGGACAGGCTATAGAACAGGAGCAGGGCGGGATCGTGAACCGCCTACGTTCGGTGTTTGGGCTCGAACGAAGGACGGCTTAGCGGAGCTCTGCCTGGTCCACGGTGTGGATGAAGCTCTGGGCGACCTGACGCGCGTTCGCTAGGAACTCCTCGAACTCGCGTCTGAGCCGTGCTTGCTCGGCCTCGAACTCCTCCCGCTTCTGCCTCGTCTCCTTGTCGAAGCGTTCCGCCCGCTCGATGGCGGCCCGCAGGATGCCGTCGCTCTCCTTGCGAGCTCTGGACTTCATTTGTTCGGCCGCTTCCTGCGCCGCCGAGAGGATCTTTTCCGTGCGATTGCGGTCCGCTGCTAGCTGCTCGCCGAGTGCCGCTCGCTCCGCTTCGAGCCGAGCCACTTCCTGTCGGAGCGCTTCCATCTCGGACTCGACCCGTGCGCGAGACGCCCGCTCGGTTTCCAGTTCCGCGCTTAGTCGGGCGAGTTCGGCCGTGGCCTCATCCGCCTGCTCTCGAAGGCGCACGCGCTCGGCCTCCAGTGCCCGAACCTGAGCCGTCGTCTGCTCTATCTCGCGTCCTAGCTGGTCCAGATACTCGTGAACTTCCGGGGGTGAGTAGCCTCGGAAGGCGAGCCGAAACAGCGGTTCGCGGTCAGTTTCCCTTGCCATGGGTTCGCCTCTTCGCTGGTCTATACGCCACTACGGCAAGTGGCGTGCCGCAGGCGATGCCACGCCGCGCGCGCTGCAGAACCCGCCGATGTGCCGGGATCACTCACGACGGCCTGACTCTTGCCAGGCGGGTCCGGCCTGTCCCTCAGATGCACACATTTGCCGGCGTGGCGAAAACGCGCAGCGCGACGGGCTTTCGGCTCTCATGGCTCTCGCAGAACTCTTTGAGCTTCTCGCATACCTTCGCGGCAAGCTCGTCCGGCATGACGCTGATGAACAGGGTGTTCTGGCCGGGAGACATGTGCGAGCCTCGTCTACCTCCCTCGCCGACCCCCGAGAACCCGGACTGCCGGGTGTATCCTGGCACTTCGAGCTCGTCCAGAATCTTCGTGACGCGGTAGTCCACGCCCGTCTCGCATACGATGAAGAGCATCTGCATCTCCCGCCTCCTCTCGCAGGGTAAGAGCGCGATGCCTCGGCGCGGCGGCTCAAGCCGATCCGTGCCGCGCAACTCCATTATAGTGAACGTAGGCGCGAATCGTGTCCCCTTTGCCTCGATACCGCCGAGGTAAGCTAGCCGAGTGAGCGCACTCGACGACCTGACGGTCCGGTTGCAGAGGCACGGGCCGGGCTCGCTGGCCCCCGTAGAATTACTTGCGCTCCTTCTTGACGCCGGTCCCAACGGTGAAGACCCCGTGGATACAAGCCGCGGTCTGCTGCAGCAGCTCGGGGGCATCCGCCGCCTCGGAGACGTGGCGCCCGCCGACCTGCAGGGTATCCCGGTGTCGCCGGTCGCTGTGTGTCGGGTGCTGGCCGCGCTGGAGCTGGGCAGGCGGGTGTTTCAGGCAGGGCTCGGTGAGCGCACGGTGATTTGCGGACCCGAGGACGTGGCCAGAGAGTTTTCTCACCTGCGCGACGAGCGCCGCGAACACTTCTGTGCCATCCTACTCGACTCGAAGGGCCACATCTTGAAGAGCCGAACGGTTTCCATCGGAGCACTCGACACCACGGTGGTGCAGCCGAGAGAGGTTTTCCGGGAGGCCGTCCGCGAGGGCGCGGCGAGTGTCATCGTAGCCCACAACCACCCGAGCGGCGACCCCGAACCGAGCGAGGAGGACCTCGCCGTGACCCGGCGGTTGGCAGAGGCGGCGCGAATCCTGGGCGTGGACCTTTTGGATCACGTGATCCTTGGGGAGAACCGCCACGTTAGCTTGCACGAGAGAGGTGTGATATGAGCGACTCAGGTTGGGCGCAAGTGATGGAGGACCTGCGGCAAACCCTGACCCTTCAGCACCAAGGACGCGAAGCCGCTTTGCCTCTATGCAGACAGGTGGTGCAATCCAGTTCCCGAGCGATTCGCAGCATCCATCGCAAGGAGTTCGACGAGGCGCGCGCCAAGCTCGACGCGACCAGGCAACTGGTGCGCGACATGCAGGCCGCCCTCGCCCCCTACCCCGAGCTGTGCTATTCCAACTACCGTAGCGACGCCGAGAAGGAGTACGTCGAGGGCGAGGCGGTACTGGCAATCGTGCTAAATCGGCCGCTGCCCAGTCCAGAGGATCTCGAGGTAACGATTCCTGCGTACATGAACGGAATGGCGGAGGCATCTTCGGAGTGCAGGCGATACGTTCTCGACCTAATGCGTGCTGGCAACCTCGCTGAGGCCGACCGCATCATGTCCGTTATGGAAGAGATCTACGACGAATTGATCACCGTGGACTTCCCCGACAGTCTTACCGGTGGTCTGCGCCGGACCTGCGATGCGTTGCGGACAGTTCTGGAGCGGACGCGCTCCGATCTTGCCTTAACCCACATACAAACCGAGCTACTCCGCGCAATCGGCAAAGCGATGGACAAGCTGGGCGGCTAGTCTGTGCGCGATATCGCGTTCATACGGTTGTCGGCTCGCTAAGCCCGCGTTATAATGGTGGGGGGACACAGCGGCGAATCAATCCCCGATCGCCGACACGGGACCGTGTCCCAAGGAGAGTGGCATGAACCGAGCGATTATCCTCGTGCTTCTCGGGTGTCTCGCGCAGGCGACGCCTGCAGTCAACGTAGGCATCTTCGACAACTCCCGGCTCCTCGGTCCTTCGTGGAATATCGAGACCGCGGGGCAGCTCTCCCAGTTCCGTACCGAGTGGCAAAACCGTGGCGCCGTCTGGCAGCAGACATCGTCACTCACATCCACGTTCCTCAATGGCGTCAGCGTATTCGTAACCAGCAAGATCAGCACGCAGAACCTCGGCTCCGCCGAGAAGACCGCGCTGGTGAACTGGGTTCAGGCGGGCGGCACGCTGGTCGTCACCGCCGAGTGCAACTGCTACAACAACCAGACGGCCTACAACAGCATGCTGGCCCTGTTCGGCTTCGTGCTGAGCGGCACGATTGCCGAGGCTTACGGGAGCGTTGTCGGCTCGCACCCCATTACCCAAGGGGTGACCTCGCCGTACATCGGTCAAAACGGTCATCTCGCACTGCCCGACGGTGCTCAACGGCTCATCGTGGACCAGCTCGGAAACGACTGTGCAGCCGTCCTCGAAGGTAGCCCGATCGTGGGGCTCGGCAGGGTGTTCGTCATCGGCGACTGCGACATGTTCATTGACTTTTTCTTGACGCTGGAGGAGCAAAACCTGAAACTGGTGAGGAACCTCGCCAACTGGGCCATGAACCCCACGGTAACGCTGTACGGCACGGTATCGCTTGCGGACTACGTGGGGCCCATGACGGGTATGCCGCTCGAACTGTGGGTCTATCAGGACGGCGTGCTCGTGGACTCGCTGTTCACGTGGCTCGAGGACGAGGCCGGGTCGTACACCTTCACACTTCCGGGTCCCGGCACCTACACCCTGCGCTGCAAGGCCTGGCATTGGCTGAGCGTCCTCAAGCCGGGCGTCACGATATCTGGTCCGACTGCCATGGGCTGGCACTTCCCGTACAACGGTGACGTGTGGAACGATAACGCGATTGACATCGCGGACCTGAACATGGTGCTGGTGGACTTCGCCAAGAGTGGATTCAACTTGGCCGATGCCAACGGCAACGACCTCGTGGATCTGCTGGACCTCAACATCGTGCTGATCAACTTCGCCCGTGTAGGGCAATAGCCGGTCTTCGGGACTGGGATGTCCTGGCCATCTCGATTGTCGAGTCATGGCTCACCTAGCTGCGTGCCACGCGCAACGCGTTGCCCGTACTAGGCTGCACCGTCCAGTCGGTGTCGCTGCGGAGACTGCAGAACGATCTTCACCTTACACCCACTTGTCGCCACATCCTTCCCATGGCCAGCCACCGCGCCGCGGACGCGCCATAAGGTGTACCCTCGCACCCATCCGGCAGCACCTACTGAAGTCCTCCTCCTCGTCCGGTCATTCCTGCGTTATAATGTACAAACCTACCGGCCAGTCGAGTAACCGGCTGTGGCAATTGGCGGCACTGTCCGACGAAGTGACCCCCGCTCGAGCCGCCTCGGCGATTTCATGCCGGTGATAAGGAGAGTGGCCTATGAAGCGCATCCTGGCTGCGTTGGCACTGAGTGTCGGCGGAGCCTCTTGGGCCGCGGACGTCGGCATCTTCGCCGACAGCGTGCTTCTGAGCTACGTGTACAACATGGAAACCGGATCGTACATGTCCGGCGTGCGTGCCCTGTGGAACGCTCGGGGGGTCACCTGGCGGCAGACCACGGTGCTCTCCGAGGAGTTTCTGAACACCGTTGACATTCTGTACTTGTCGCACTTTAAAGGCCCCTCGATAACCGCGCCGGAACAAGCTGCGCTGTTCCAGTGGGTTCGCGATGGGGGGACGCTCATCTTTTTCGGGGACTGTGGCTGAGGCATCGATCAGGCCGTACTGAACTCCGTTGTGAGCACGTTCGGAGTGAGCATCTGGAGTCAGACGACGTACGGCTGGGGTCAGGTCGTGACCCCGCACGCAATCAACCAAGGCGTTACGCAGTTGTATGTGCCAAAGAACGGGGTGGTAAACGGCCCCGCTTCCGCAGTCACCCTCTTTAATGATCCCTATGGCACCAAGGACTGCATCGTGATGGAGCAGACACTGGAGACCGCCAACGGCCGAGTATTGGTCTTTGGCGACTGGGACGGCTTCTCACAGGTCTACTTCCCGAACTACACCGAGAACCAGACCGTT
This window of the Fimbriimonadia bacterium genome carries:
- a CDS encoding MinD/ParA family protein encodes the protein MRTIAVTSGKGGVGKTNLSANLGLALASLQKRVVIFDADLGLANLDIVLGTRAAFNLQNVVSGEKRLLDVVATGPGGVRYIAGGSGVETLVNLSGPQLESFLMGLEELQSSTDYLIFDTGAGVDAHVMMFLEAADETLLVATPDPASLTDAYATAKVLYGRKPDAVVRLVVNMAEDDAQASALYVKLQSIVKQFLGKSLQYAGAIRHDPKAIQYIRQRKPFLLADRGLQASRGVLTIASVIAGQAIEQEQGGIVNRLRSVFGLERRTA
- a CDS encoding DivIVA domain-containing protein, with the translated sequence MARETDREPLFRLAFRGYSPPEVHEYLDQLGREIEQTTAQVRALEAERVRLREQADEATAELARLSAELETERASRARVESEMEALRQEVARLEAERAALGEQLAADRNRTEKILSAAQEAAEQMKSRARKESDGILRAAIERAERFDKETRQKREEFEAEQARLRREFEEFLANARQVAQSFIHTVDQAELR
- the radC gene encoding DNA repair protein RadC; amino-acid sequence: MSALDDLTVRLQRHGPGSLAPVELLALLLDAGPNGEDPVDTSRGLLQQLGGIRRLGDVAPADLQGIPVSPVAVCRVLAALELGRRVFQAGLGERTVICGPEDVAREFSHLRDERREHFCAILLDSKGHILKSRTVSIGALDTTVVQPREVFREAVREGAASVIVAHNHPSGDPEPSEEDLAVTRRLAEAARILGVDLLDHVILGENRHVSLHERGVI
- a CDS encoding haloacid dehalogenase, with the translated sequence MSDSGWAQVMEDLRQTLTLQHQGREAALPLCRQVVQSSSRAIRSIHRKEFDEARAKLDATRQLVRDMQAALAPYPELCYSNYRSDAEKEYVEGEAVLAIVLNRPLPSPEDLEVTIPAYMNGMAEASSECRRYVLDLMRAGNLAEADRIMSVMEEIYDELITVDFPDSLTGGLRRTCDALRTVLERTRSDLALTHIQTELLRAIGKAMDKLGG